The following proteins come from a genomic window of Pocillopora verrucosa isolate sample1 chromosome 6, ASM3666991v2, whole genome shotgun sequence:
- the LOC131769173 gene encoding neurotrimin-like — MAIIKVATILLSCILHHTLTAGLHTETKFMKEPEKTLFVDLGSNATFRWECNFGSEEDWTNFEQVFWGAETDNYGNIGNKFLTVDSKENVWSNPKVPGSVISRAVWSGTLSRERCQLDFLLKNAIYTDDGTYGCIGVVYGETFKSSPIRLIVLDPPKLVRRSNRTIDSVEGQTVELNCKATGNPVPSILWMHNGRILPNKATVLRISGIQRSQAGTYNCTATNLAGNVSEGFLVRVVRYKPYHNQNASSNLTVQTRVGQNITLTCAVDAKPPAVFAWIREGAKVSVGVNSTENLSKLTFTPKKDDDFGIYWCYAGNDVGLASIRFKVNKT, encoded by the exons ATGGCGATCATTAAAGTAGCAACAATCTTGTTGAGCTGTATCCTTCACCATACCCTGACTGCCGGCC TTCATACAGAGACCAAGTTTATGAAGGAGCCAGAAAAAACCCTGTTCGTTGACTTGGGATCCAACGCCACTTTCCGATGGGAATGCAATTTCGGCAGCGAGGAGGACTGGACTAACTTTGAGCAAGTCTTTTGGGGAGCAGAGACCGATAATTATGGCAATATTGGCAACAAATTCCTTACGGTtgatagcaaagaaaatgtgTGGTCCAACCCAAAAGTACCAGGCTCTGTCATCTCCAGAGCTGTGTGGTCCGGTACACTAAGCCGCGAAAGATGTCAGCTAgattttctcttgaaaaatgCGATTTACACAGATGACGGAACGTATGGTTGTATAGGGGTAGTGTACGGGGAGACCTTCAAAAGTAGTCCAATAAGACTTATCGTCCTTG ATCCACCAAAACTCGTTCGTCGATCGAACCGGACTATAGATAGTGTAGAAGGACAAACGGTAGAGTTGAACTGTAAAGCAACTGGGAACCCTGTGCCGAGTATATTGTGGATGCACAATGGTAGGATATTGCCCAACAAAGCCACAGTGCTCAGAATTTCAGGCATCCAGCGGAGCCAAGCTGGTACCTACAACTGTACGGCTACGAACCTAGCTGGTAACGTGTCGGAAGGTTTCTTAGTCAGGGTCGTGCGCT ATAAACCGTACCACAACCAGAATGCTAGTTCAAATCTTACTGTTCAAACAAGAGTTGGTCAAAACATTACTCTGACATGCGCAGTTGATGCCAAACCTCCGGCAGTGTTCGCGTGGATCAGAGAAGGCGCAAAGGTCTCAGTCGGTGTGAACTCTACAGAAAACCTAAGTAAACTGACATTCACGCCTAAAAAAGATGACGACTTTGGAATTTACTGGTGCTATGCTGGAAACGATGTGGGACTAGCAAGTATTCGTTTTAAAGTGAATAAAACATAG